The following proteins come from a genomic window of Doryrhamphus excisus isolate RoL2022-K1 chromosome 12, RoL_Dexc_1.0, whole genome shotgun sequence:
- the lyve1a gene encoding lymphatic vessel endothelial hyaluronic acid receptor 1a isoform X2 produces MKTIWFWIAFALSISDVFSEIKEIKLRVFPANTIAGVFQVSYLNELNQPEYAFNTTDARDLCLSLGVNIATKDQVMAALNRGLETCRFGWIDEHFVVIPRVKALSNCGQNQTGLVKWRAAVTRKFDVFCFNESASQLEAENWILESAKNPTLPPFLNIFNFSLPSDLSLLDSLDGVELARVVGGEQSSGKGKVVLITSACAILLLAIAVFAYFKIKRNVHRADVNQKRDYIEAKEWTSVKIAEKDDKR; encoded by the exons ATGAAGACCATTTGGTTTTGGATTGCTTTCGCGCTCTCGATCTCTGATGTCTTCTCTGAAATCAAGGAAATCAAACTCAGAG TCTTCCCAGCAAACACCATTGCTGGGGTGTTCCAGGTTAGTTATCTGAATGAGCTCAACCAGCCTGAGTATGCCTTTAATACCACGGACGCCCGTGACCTCTGCTTATCTCTCGGAGTCAACATCGCCACTAAAGACCAAGTCATGGCTGCCCTCAATAGGGGTTTGGAAACATGCAG GTTCGGATGGATCGATGAGCATTTTGTAGTCATCCCCCGTGTCAAGGCACTTTCTAATTGTGGACAAAACCAGACCGGCTTGGTCAAATGGAGAGCTGCTGTTACCCGAAAatttgatgtgttttgttttaatgaatCAG catcaCAACTAGAGGCAGAAAATTGGATTTTGGAGTCCGCTAAAAACCCCACACTCCCCCCCTTcctcaatattttcaacttttccTTGCCCTCTGACCTCTCACTGCTGGACAGCTTGGATGGGGTAGAGCTTGCCCGTGTAGTCGGAGGTGAACAAAGCTCTGGGAAAG GTAAAGTGGTGCTCATCACGTCAGCGTGCGCCATCCTGCTTCTTGCAATTGCCGTCTTTGCGTACTTCAAAAT AAAGAGGAACGTTCATAGAGCTGATGTGAATCAGAAGAGGGACTACATCGAGGCCAAAGAGTGGACAAGTGTGAAGATAGCAGAAAAAGACGATAAGAGATAA
- the lyve1a gene encoding lymphatic vessel endothelial hyaluronic acid receptor 1a isoform X1 produces the protein MKTIWFWIAFALSISDVFSEIKEIKLRVFPANTIAGVFQVSYLNELNQPEYAFNTTDARDLCLSLGVNIATKDQVMAALNRGLETCRFGWIDEHFVVIPRVKALSNCGQNQTGLVKWRAAVTRKFDVFCFNESASQLEAENWILESAKNPTLPPFLNIFNFSLPSDLSLLDSLDGVELARVVGGEQSSGKGKVVLITSACAILLLAIAVFAYFKIRKRNVHRADVNQKRDYIEAKEWTSVKIAEKDDKR, from the exons ATGAAGACCATTTGGTTTTGGATTGCTTTCGCGCTCTCGATCTCTGATGTCTTCTCTGAAATCAAGGAAATCAAACTCAGAG TCTTCCCAGCAAACACCATTGCTGGGGTGTTCCAGGTTAGTTATCTGAATGAGCTCAACCAGCCTGAGTATGCCTTTAATACCACGGACGCCCGTGACCTCTGCTTATCTCTCGGAGTCAACATCGCCACTAAAGACCAAGTCATGGCTGCCCTCAATAGGGGTTTGGAAACATGCAG GTTCGGATGGATCGATGAGCATTTTGTAGTCATCCCCCGTGTCAAGGCACTTTCTAATTGTGGACAAAACCAGACCGGCTTGGTCAAATGGAGAGCTGCTGTTACCCGAAAatttgatgtgttttgttttaatgaatCAG catcaCAACTAGAGGCAGAAAATTGGATTTTGGAGTCCGCTAAAAACCCCACACTCCCCCCCTTcctcaatattttcaacttttccTTGCCCTCTGACCTCTCACTGCTGGACAGCTTGGATGGGGTAGAGCTTGCCCGTGTAGTCGGAGGTGAACAAAGCTCTGGGAAAG GTAAAGTGGTGCTCATCACGTCAGCGTGCGCCATCCTGCTTCTTGCAATTGCCGTCTTTGCGTACTTCAAAAT CAGAAAGAGGAACGTTCATAGAGCTGATGTGAATCAGAAGAGGGACTACATCGAGGCCAAAGAGTGGACAAGTGTGAAGATAGCAGAAAAAGACGATAAGAGATAA